One genomic window of Rhinoderma darwinii isolate aRhiDar2 unplaced genomic scaffold, aRhiDar2.hap1 Scaffold_407, whole genome shotgun sequence includes the following:
- the LOC142709433 gene encoding histone H1.11R-like yields MAETAPAAAVPPTEPAAKSKKQPKKTAAGGAKKNKKPSCPSVSDLIVKAVSASKERSGVSLAALKKALAAGGYDVDKNSRLKMALKTLVTKETLLQVKGSGASGSFKLNKKQLETKDKAVKKKPAAAGKSPKKTPAKSLTKAKRPAAAKKVAKSPKKPKPAPKKITKSPAKKAAKPKAAKSPAKKAPKAAKSPAKKAAKSSAKKAPKAAKSPARKASKSRKTVAKK; encoded by the coding sequence ATGGCAGAGACCGCGCCAGCCGCCGCTGTCCCTCCCACCGAGCCTGCCGCCAAATCCAAAAAGCAGCCGAAAAAAACTGCAGCAGGGGGCgccaagaaaaacaaaaaaccctcctGTCCCAGCGTGTCCGATCTCATCGTGAAAGCCGTGTCCGCCTCCAAAGAGCGCAGTGGGGTGTCTCTGGCCGCCCTGAAGAAGGCTCTGGCTGCTGGAGGATACGATGTAGACAAGAACAGCCGCCTGAAGATGGCGCTCAAGACTCTGGTGACCAAGGAAACCCTGCTCCAGGTGAAAGGCAGCGGCGCCTCCGGCTCCTTCAAGCTGAACAAGAAGCAGCTGGAGACTAAGGACAAGGCGGTCAAGAAGAAGCCGGCGGCTGCTGGCAAATCCCCGAAGAAGACTCCGGCCAAGAGCCTGACAAAGGCCAAGAGGCCTGCCGCTGCCAAGAAGGTGGCGAAGAGCCCCAAGAAGCCAAAACCTGCCCCTAAGAAAATAACAAAGAGCCCAGCAAAGAAGGCGGCCAAGcccaaagctgccaagagtccggctaagaaagcgcccaaagctgccaagagtccggctaagaaagctgccaagagttCGGCAAAGAAAGCGcccaaagctgccaagagtccggctaggAAAGCGTCTAAATCCAGGAAGACCGTGGCGAAGAAATAA
- the LOC142709428 gene encoding histone H3 gives MARTKQTARKSTGGKAPRKQLATKAARKSAPATGGVKKPHRYRPGTVALREIRRYQKSTELLIRKLPFQRLVREIAQDFKTDLRFQSSAVMALQEASEAYLVGLFEDTNLCAIHAKRVTIMPKDIQLARRIRGERA, from the coding sequence ATGGCCAGAACAAAGCAGACTGCGCGTAAATCCACCGGCGGGAAAGCGCCCCGCAAGCAGCTGGCTACTAAAGCTGCACGGAAGAGCGCTCCCGCTACCGGCGGAGTAAAGAAGCCTCATCGTTACCGCCCGGGCACAGTCGCTCTCCGTGAAATCCGCCGCTACCAGAAGTCCACCGAGCTTCTTATCCGTAAGCTGCCCTTCCAGCGCCTGGTGCGAGAGATCGCTCAGGACTTCAAGACCGATCTGCGCTTCCAGAGCTCAGCAGTCATGGCTCTGCAGGAGGCCAGCGAGGCTTATCTGGTCGGACTGTTTGAGGATACCAACTTGTGCGCCATCCACGCCAAGAGGGTCACCATCATGCCCAAAGACATTCAACTGGCCCGCAGGATCCGTGGGGAGAGGGCTTAG
- the LOC142709429 gene encoding histone H4, producing the protein MSGRGKGGKGLGKGGAKRHRKVLRDNIQGITKPAIRRLARRGGVKRISGLIYEETRGVLKVFLENVIRDAVTYTEHAKRKTVTAMDVVYALKRQGRTLYGFGG; encoded by the coding sequence ATGTCTGGTCGtggtaaaggaggaaaaggactcggaaagggcggtgccaagcggcacaggaaggtgctccgtgataacatccagggcatcaccaagcctgcaatccgccgtctagctcgcaggggaggcgtcaagcgtatctccggtctcatctatgaagagactcgcggcgtcctgaaggttttcctggagaacgtcatccgtgacgccgtcacctacaccgagcacGCTAAGAGGAAGACCGTCACCGCTATGGACGTGGTGTACGCGCTCAAACGCCAGGGCCGCACTCTCTACGGCTTCGGAGGTTAA
- the LOC142709431 gene encoding histone H2A type 1 gives MSGRGKQGGKVRAKAKTRSSRAGLQFPVGRVHRLLRKGNYAERVGAGAPVYLAAVLEYLTAEILELAGNAARDNKKTRIIPRHLQLAVRNDEELNKLLGGVTIAQGGVLPNIQAVLLPKKTESSKSAKSK, from the coding sequence ATGTCTGGACGTGGTAAACAGGGAGGCAAAGTGCGGGCTAAAGCCAAGACCCGCTCATCCCGGGCAGGACTTCAATTCCCTGtcggtcgtgtgcacagacttCTCCGCAAGGGCAACTATGCTGAGAGGGTCGGCGCCGGCGCTCCGGTCTACCTGGCCGCTGTGCTGGAATATCTGACCGCTGAGATCCTGGAGCTGGCCGGAAATGCTGCCCGGGACAACAAGAAGACCAGAATCATCCCCCGTCACCTGCAGCTGGCCGTGCGCAATGACGAGGAGCTCAACAAACTGCTGGGTGGTGTGACCATCGCTCAGGGAGGCGTCTTGCCCAACATCCAGGCCGTTCTGCTGCCCAAGAAGACCGAGAGCAGCAAAAGCGCCAAGAGCAAGTGA
- the LOC142709432 gene encoding histone H2B 1.1 → MPEPAKSAPAPKKGSKKAVTKTQKKDGKKRRKSRKESYAIYVYKVLKQVHPDTGISSKAMGIMNSFVNDIFERIAGEASRLAHYNKRSTITSREIQTAVRLLLPGELAKHAVSEGTKAVTKYTSAK, encoded by the coding sequence ATGCCTGAGCCCGCTAAGTCTGCCCCGGCGCCCAAGAAGGGCTCTAAGAAAGCCGTGACCAAGACACAGAAGAAGGACGGCAAGAAGCGGAGAAAGAGCAGGAAGGAGAGCTACGCCATTTACGTGTACAAGGTGCTCAAGCAGGTCCACCCTGACACCGGCATCTCGTCCAAGGCTATGGGCATCATGAACtccttcgtcaatgacatcttcgagCGCATCGCAGGGGAAGCCTCCCGCCTGGCTCACTACAACAAGCGCTCCACCATCACCTCCCGGGAGATCCAGACTGCCGTGCGCCTGCTACTGCCTGGAGAGCTGGCCAAGCACGCCGTGTCCGAGGGCACCAAGGCCGTCACCAAGTACACCAGCGCCAAGTAA